In a single window of the Bacillota bacterium genome:
- a CDS encoding FAD-binding protein — protein sequence MKLIDRSCSPFTACMQARGPGTGPPGHTRFGEVVALHAVVCLKQVPDTTEVKIDPATGTLVRAGVPSIANPYDVHALEEALRLKERFGGRVTVISMGPPQAAAALKKAISYGADEAILLTDRAFAGSDTLATSYVLAAAIRKVATGEPVDIVLCGKMAIDGDTGQVGPGVATRLGFKQLTYVIRIDSIDFQEGTVGVWRAVEGGRELVRTRLPALLTVSDEINDVRYATLPDMTRAVRHGPVIWTRADLDVEDGRCGLKGSPTSVVRTFTPEVRLKRNTEYISSDGGAEAQAEALVARLAGRGLLAGRNHSGPTGGSRPEEVSAQPGRAAAEGESPPETGAPAPGEGERAAGDEVAVGGGIFVFVEQREGRAAPVSWELVGEAVRLARELGAEVGAVVLGQGVRALAEESFTYGADVTYLVDHPVLKEYRTAPYARAAVELVRKHRPQIFLLGATAQGRDLASTVATSLETGLTADCTGLEIDPDTKLLRQTRPAFGGNVMATILCRTRRPQMATVRPRVMPMPPRDASRRGRLVEERIDLDEESIAARVMQFVPRAGDTRSLAEAEVIVSGGRGVGGPQGFTVLKELADALGGAVGASRGAVAAGWISQEHQVGQTGQTVRPRLYIACGISGAIQHLAGMQGSEVVVAINKDPHAPIFQIADYGIVGDLFEVVPALARVVRSAARAEGDGESGRGAMR from the coding sequence GTGAAGCTCATCGACCGCTCCTGCTCACCATTCACTGCCTGCATGCAGGCGCGTGGCCCGGGGACCGGTCCCCCGGGCCACACCCGGTTCGGCGAGGTGGTGGCGTTGCACGCGGTAGTCTGCCTGAAGCAGGTTCCGGACACGACGGAAGTGAAGATCGACCCCGCCACCGGCACGCTGGTGCGGGCGGGTGTGCCCTCTATTGCCAATCCCTATGACGTGCACGCCCTGGAGGAGGCCCTACGCCTGAAGGAGCGCTTCGGAGGCAGGGTGACTGTCATCAGCATGGGTCCTCCCCAGGCGGCGGCGGCCCTGAAGAAGGCCATCTCCTACGGGGCGGATGAAGCCATCCTCCTCACGGACCGGGCCTTTGCCGGGTCGGATACCCTGGCCACCAGTTACGTGCTGGCGGCGGCCATCCGCAAGGTGGCCACCGGCGAGCCCGTGGACATCGTCCTGTGCGGCAAGATGGCCATCGACGGGGACACCGGACAGGTGGGGCCGGGCGTCGCCACCCGGCTGGGTTTCAAGCAGTTGACATATGTGATCAGGATCGACTCCATCGATTTCCAGGAAGGGACCGTAGGGGTGTGGCGGGCCGTGGAAGGGGGTCGGGAGCTGGTGCGGACGAGGCTGCCGGCCCTGCTCACCGTCTCCGACGAGATCAACGACGTCCGCTATGCCACCCTGCCCGACATGACCAGGGCTGTGCGCCATGGGCCGGTGATCTGGACCAGGGCGGACCTGGACGTGGAAGACGGCCGTTGCGGCCTCAAGGGTTCCCCCACCAGCGTGGTAAGGACCTTTACCCCGGAGGTGCGGCTGAAGCGCAACACCGAGTATATCTCCTCCGATGGTGGGGCAGAGGCGCAGGCTGAGGCCCTGGTGGCCCGGCTGGCAGGCCGGGGCCTGCTGGCCGGCCGGAATCATTCCGGCCCGACGGGGGGCTCCCGGCCGGAAGAGGTGTCGGCTCAGCCCGGGCGGGCGGCGGCAGAAGGTGAATCGCCCCCGGAGACGGGCGCTCCGGCGCCGGGTGAGGGTGAGCGGGCGGCCGGGGATGAGGTGGCAGTGGGCGGCGGCATTTTCGTCTTCGTCGAGCAGCGGGAAGGACGAGCTGCCCCCGTCTCCTGGGAACTGGTGGGGGAGGCCGTGCGGCTGGCCCGCGAGCTGGGCGCTGAGGTGGGGGCCGTCGTTCTGGGCCAGGGCGTCAGGGCCCTGGCGGAGGAGAGCTTCACCTACGGGGCCGACGTGACATACCTGGTGGACCATCCCGTCCTGAAGGAGTACCGGACTGCCCCTTACGCCCGCGCCGCCGTGGAACTGGTGAGGAAGCACCGGCCCCAGATCTTCCTCCTGGGGGCGACCGCCCAGGGGAGAGACCTGGCGTCGACCGTGGCCACCAGCCTGGAGACGGGACTCACTGCTGACTGCACGGGCCTGGAGATCGATCCCGACACCAAACTCCTGCGGCAAACCCGCCCGGCCTTCGGGGGCAACGTCATGGCCACCATCCTGTGCCGGACCCGCCGTCCCCAGATGGCCACGGTGCGCCCCCGCGTCATGCCCATGCCTCCCCGGGATGCGTCCCGGCGCGGCCGCCTGGTGGAGGAGCGGATCGACCTGGACGAGGAGAGCATCGCCGCCAGGGTTATGCAGTTCGTGCCCCGGGCGGGCGACACGCGCTCCCTGGCGGAAGCGGAAGTCATCGTATCCGGCGGCCGCGGGGTGGGGGGCCCGCAGGGCTTCACCGTGCTCAAGGAGCTGGCGGACGCCCTGGGGGGTGCGGTGGGTGCCTCCCGGGGGGCGGTGGCGGCCGGCTGGATTTCCCAGGAACACCAGGTGGGCCAGACCGGCCAGACCGTGCGTCCCCGGCTGTACATCGCCTGCGGAATCTCCGGGGCCATCCAGCACCTGGCCGGGATGCAGGGCTCGGAGGTGGTGGTGGCCATCAACAAGGATCCCCACGCCCCCATCTTTCAGATCGCGGACTACGGTATCGTGGGCGACCTGTTCGAAGTGGTGCCGGCCCTCGCCCGTGTCGTCCGTTCGGCGGCGCGGGCGGAAGGCGACGGAGAGTCCGGCCGGGGGGCGATGCGCTGA
- a CDS encoding rubrerythrin family protein: MGRMTEDNLRAAFAGESQAHMRYLIFAEKAEKEGHPNVARLFRAIAYAEQVHATNHFKALAELGSTSENLGKAIGGETYEVEEMYPAFLAVAQLQGVREAERSMNWAVAAEKIHAALYAEAREKVQAGQCIGTAPVVVCPVCGHTVMGEPPDRCPICGTQGNRYVRF, translated from the coding sequence GTGGGGAGAATGACTGAGGATAACCTCAGGGCGGCATTTGCGGGGGAAAGTCAGGCCCACATGCGCTACCTTATCTTCGCCGAGAAGGCGGAGAAGGAAGGGCACCCCAACGTGGCCCGTCTGTTCCGCGCCATCGCTTACGCGGAGCAGGTACATGCCACCAACCACTTCAAGGCCCTGGCCGAGCTGGGGTCCACGAGCGAGAACCTGGGCAAGGCCATCGGCGGGGAGACCTATGAGGTGGAGGAGATGTACCCGGCGTTCCTGGCGGTGGCCCAGCTGCAGGGTGTGAGGGAGGCCGAGCGCAGCATGAACTGGGCGGTGGCGGCGGAGAAGATCCACGCCGCCCTGTACGCAGAGGCCCGCGAGAAGGTGCAGGCGGGACAGTGCATCGGTACCGCCCCCGTGGTGGTGTGCCCGGTATGCGGTCACACCGTGATGGGGGAGCCGCCCGACCGCTGCCCCATCTGCGGCACCCAGGGCAACCGGTACGTCCGGTTCTAG
- the rlmD gene encoding 23S rRNA (uracil(1939)-C(5))-methyltransferase RlmD: protein MSAKAEAKPPVVPGERINVLPEGMGEHGEGVARYRGFSVFVEGAIPGDEVRAEIVQVKQNYARARTLEIIRPAPHRVPPPCSVFGRCGGCRLQHMEYAEQLRRKTWLVGDALARIGRLNDVLVHDTLGAAQPWRYRTKALFPVGRAPRGEGVVVGLYARGTHRIVEVSNCPVQHPVNNEILVAARELIVRYRYAPYDETTGTGLVRHLLARTGAATGQAVAGVVINGRTLPRGREFARDLMRRVPALRSVVLNINTRRSNVILGEETRVLGGQAAIEDRLGDFVFRVSARSFFQVNPAQALVLYRQAVAYAALTGEETVLDAYSGTGTIALFLARGAAKVTGMEEVPEAVADARQNAARNGIANVELLPGRVEELLEGPGARSLRPDVVVLDPPRAGVPAATLEAIARLGPRRLVYVSCNPATLARDLAILHGHGYRTLEVQPVDMFPQTAHVEAVARVVRAAGDSSRQLCQ, encoded by the coding sequence ATGAGCGCGAAAGCTGAAGCCAAACCCCCGGTCGTACCGGGCGAAAGGATCAACGTCCTCCCCGAGGGCATGGGCGAGCACGGGGAGGGTGTAGCCCGCTACCGGGGGTTCAGTGTATTTGTGGAGGGAGCAATCCCGGGGGATGAGGTCCGGGCGGAGATCGTCCAGGTCAAGCAGAACTACGCCCGTGCCCGGACGCTCGAGATCATCCGACCGGCACCCCACCGGGTCCCACCGCCGTGCTCCGTGTTCGGACGCTGCGGCGGCTGCCGGCTTCAGCACATGGAGTACGCCGAGCAACTGCGCCGGAAAACCTGGCTGGTGGGTGATGCCCTGGCCAGGATAGGGCGGCTGAACGACGTGCTCGTCCACGATACGCTGGGGGCCGCTCAGCCCTGGCGCTACCGCACCAAGGCTCTCTTCCCGGTCGGCCGTGCGCCCCGGGGGGAGGGCGTGGTCGTGGGGCTGTACGCGCGGGGCACCCACCGCATCGTCGAGGTCTCGAACTGCCCCGTGCAGCACCCGGTGAACAACGAGATCCTGGTCGCCGCCAGGGAACTGATCGTGCGATACCGGTATGCCCCCTACGACGAGACCACGGGAACCGGCCTCGTGCGTCACCTGCTGGCCCGCACGGGGGCGGCCACCGGGCAGGCGGTGGCGGGAGTCGTGATCAACGGCCGCACCCTGCCGCGGGGCAGGGAGTTCGCCCGCGACCTCATGCGGCGCGTTCCCGCCCTCAGGAGCGTGGTGCTCAACATCAATACCCGGCGGAGTAACGTGATCCTGGGCGAGGAGACCAGGGTGCTGGGCGGGCAGGCGGCCATCGAGGACCGCCTGGGCGACTTCGTCTTCCGGGTCTCGGCCCGCTCCTTCTTCCAGGTCAACCCGGCCCAGGCCCTTGTCCTCTACCGGCAGGCCGTGGCCTACGCCGCCCTCACGGGAGAAGAAACCGTGCTGGACGCCTACAGCGGCACGGGTACGATCGCCCTCTTCCTGGCGCGCGGGGCGGCAAAGGTGACGGGCATGGAGGAAGTCCCCGAGGCGGTCGCCGACGCCCGCCAAAACGCCGCCCGCAATGGCATTGCCAACGTGGAGCTCCTGCCCGGCCGGGTCGAGGAACTGCTCGAAGGTCCCGGCGCCCGGTCCCTCCGCCCGGACGTGGTGGTCCTCGACCCGCCGCGGGCAGGGGTTCCTGCGGCCACCCTGGAGGCGATCGCCCGTCTGGGCCCCCGGCGGCTGGTTTACGTGAGCTGCAACCCGGCCACCCTGGCGCGGGACCTCGCCATCCTCCACGGCCACGGGTACCGCACTCTCGAGGTGCAGCCTGTGGACATGTTCCCCCAGACCGCCCACGTGGAGGCGGTGGCCCGGGTGGTGCGGGCGGCTGGTGATAGCTCACGGCAATTATGCCAGTAA
- a CDS encoding DUF362 domain-containing protein, producing the protein MSRPVVALTGWDDAGDALRKAIALCDGLAGFRTTDRILIKPNLVFWDFDLPFPPYGVVTTTAVVSALVRLLHEEGFHHITIGEAPLPVPASRGREIFRALGYERLRERYGVELVDFNEEPFVPVPLGEFSLRLARRALEADRIINVPVLKTHNQSVVSLGLKNLKGCLSKGSKMFCHHPRLPLDHLFPRIVEHLPVALTIIDGVFALERGPGPTGRAYRKDLLVASRDAFACDVVGAALMGYSTEDVPHLHFFARRNGRSPHLDAIEMRGDDLATHRFRVEYDWEWTEDGTGPAGFRERGITGIAVRKYDDTLCTGCSTLFNPMLIMLMAAYRGHPFPNVEVVSGKRQLAQPGFDRTVLFGRCSCRLNHGNPHIRKAIPFPGCPPDLSQFVALMGDEGIACDPRDYARYRHYLFCRYQAQDGFNLRLYDFPS; encoded by the coding sequence GTGAGCAGGCCCGTGGTGGCGCTGACCGGGTGGGATGACGCCGGTGACGCCCTGAGGAAAGCGATCGCACTGTGCGACGGGCTGGCCGGCTTCCGCACTACCGATCGCATCCTCATCAAGCCCAACCTGGTGTTCTGGGACTTCGACCTGCCCTTTCCCCCCTACGGGGTGGTGACCACCACGGCCGTCGTCTCCGCCCTGGTCCGCCTACTGCACGAAGAAGGCTTCCACCACATCACCATTGGCGAAGCCCCCCTGCCCGTCCCTGCCAGCCGGGGCAGGGAGATCTTCAGGGCGCTGGGCTACGAGCGCCTGCGCGAACGGTACGGGGTGGAGTTGGTCGACTTCAACGAGGAACCCTTCGTGCCCGTCCCTTTGGGCGAGTTCAGCCTCCGCCTGGCCCGCCGGGCCCTGGAGGCCGACCGCATCATCAACGTGCCCGTGCTCAAGACCCACAACCAGTCCGTGGTCTCGCTGGGACTCAAGAACCTCAAGGGTTGCCTCAGCAAGGGCTCCAAGATGTTCTGCCACCATCCCCGCCTGCCCCTCGACCATCTGTTTCCGCGCATCGTGGAACATCTGCCGGTGGCACTGACCATCATCGACGGTGTATTCGCCCTGGAGAGGGGACCCGGCCCCACGGGCAGGGCCTACCGCAAGGACCTTCTGGTCGCCTCCCGGGACGCCTTCGCCTGCGACGTGGTGGGGGCGGCCCTCATGGGGTACAGCACCGAGGACGTGCCGCACCTGCACTTCTTCGCCCGCCGCAACGGCCGCAGCCCCCATCTGGACGCAATCGAGATGAGGGGGGACGACCTCGCCACCCATCGCTTCCGCGTTGAGTACGACTGGGAGTGGACCGAGGACGGCACCGGGCCGGCAGGCTTCCGCGAGCGCGGCATCACCGGGATCGCCGTGCGCAAGTACGACGACACCCTGTGTACCGGGTGCTCGACCCTGTTCAACCCCATGCTCATCATGCTCATGGCCGCATACCGGGGCCACCCCTTTCCCAACGTGGAGGTGGTGAGCGGAAAGCGCCAGCTCGCTCAGCCCGGGTTCGACCGCACCGTACTATTCGGCCGGTGTTCGTGCCGCCTCAACCACGGTAATCCCCACATCCGGAAGGCCATCCCCTTTCCCGGCTGTCCTCCCGACCTCAGCCAGTTCGTGGCCCTCATGGGGGACGAAGGCATCGCCTGCGACCCCCGGGACTACGCCCGGTACCGCCACTATCTCTTCTGCCGTTACCAGGCCCAGGACGGCTTCAACCTCCGCCTGTATGACTTCCCCAGCTGA
- a CDS encoding IclR family transcriptional regulator has product MPVGRPGRSQPEVTRAVDRALQILLLLGAQGEMGVTEIASQLGTWKSTVHRTLATLAARGFVVKQPGTDRYFLGVKLFSLGMRWREKVGLVPIVRPVMEQLAASAGETVHLVVLDADPAAPHTVVVVDRVESDHVLGITPRVGFGSAAHCSAVGKVLLAHSPAEVVKQIIRTRGLPRLTPYTITTEEALRAELAAVRDRGYAVDNEEMEIGLYCVAAPIRDVSGSVVAAMSVSGPVGRLAPRQEESARAVVAAARAASARLG; this is encoded by the coding sequence GTGCCGGTGGGCAGACCCGGGCGATCGCAGCCAGAAGTCACTCGCGCGGTGGACAGGGCGCTGCAGATCCTGCTTCTCCTCGGCGCACAGGGAGAGATGGGGGTGACCGAGATCGCCTCCCAGCTGGGCACCTGGAAGTCAACGGTTCACCGCACCCTGGCCACCCTGGCCGCCCGCGGTTTTGTGGTGAAGCAACCGGGCACCGACCGCTACTTCCTGGGCGTCAAGCTGTTCTCCCTGGGGATGCGCTGGCGCGAGAAGGTGGGACTGGTGCCCATCGTGCGCCCGGTGATGGAGCAGCTGGCTGCATCCGCGGGCGAAACCGTGCATCTGGTAGTACTGGATGCCGACCCCGCCGCACCCCACACGGTGGTGGTGGTCGACCGTGTGGAATCAGACCACGTCCTGGGCATAACCCCCCGCGTGGGCTTCGGTTCGGCGGCCCACTGCTCCGCCGTGGGCAAGGTGCTGCTCGCCCATTCCCCCGCCGAAGTGGTGAAACAGATCATCCGCACCCGGGGCCTCCCCCGCCTCACCCCCTATACCATCACCACGGAGGAGGCCTTGCGCGCGGAACTGGCCGCGGTCAGGGACCGGGGGTACGCCGTGGACAACGAGGAGATGGAGATAGGACTGTATTGCGTGGCCGCCCCCATCCGCGATGTCTCGGGCAGCGTGGTGGCGGCCATGAGCGTATCGGGTCCGGTGGGCCGCCTCGCCCCCCGCCAGGAAGAGTCGGCCCGGGCGGTGGTGGCGGCCGCCCGGGCGGCATCCGCCCGCCTCGGCTAG